The window CATTGCTCACCACTGAGTCCGCTTTCTGAGACACTTCTCCTGCATGATAACTTGAAACATGGCCATTTTCACAGTGCAAATCCATCTCTTGATCTGTCGCAGCAAGTGAGTCCTTCTTTATCAACATATTTGTTTCTTGAGCCATTGCATGATTCAATTCTTTCTGCTGCACCCCTGCAACCAAGTCGCATGAAACAGTCTGCTTCACCATTACTGTTTCAGGAACAATCTCGCAAACCAAATCTTTCTGGTGTACTTCTGCAACAGAGGTTAAAGAAACTGCTTCCACCGCTGTGCTATGCTTCTCCACTTCTGTCTCATGAACACCTTCACTGAGAATAATGGATTCATCCTTCACATCTACTGCAGAACAACTCATGGCAGGATCAAATTGAGCTAACAATTGTTGTTTAAAGTCAGCCCAATTCTTGATTTTTTTCCTGCGAAGCATTCCAGCAAGCCAACTACGCACAGTTCCACTTAAATTCAGAGATATCATGCCCAATTTATAGTCATCGTTTTGATGGATATAATACATATCAGCTTGCACAATCCAACTCTCTGGATTTACTCCATCACACACAGGCAGCTCAACATGATGACCATTGTAGCTTCTATGAGATTCAGCGTTCAATATCATCTTCTCCGGATCATCATCAGCACCAAACTTCAGCAACAACATTTCTTTCATATGTTTCCAGTTTCTAATAGGCGTCAATGAATCGATCCCAATGATGTACCTCTCAGCTTCATCCACAATGAATCCAAAAGCCATGTGTAACTTCTCGAAGTCAGTGAGTCCCTTCCGAGCAAAGTAATGCTCCATCCACGAAATCCACTGCCTCAAGTCGACATCCGGAAACACTGGAACCGTAACGATTCCCATAACTGCGCTTGAATCTTCTCCGATCGTTGCGATCTGCTTCTCCACAGAATCCAATTGCTCTGCCGTCGCCTTATAGTTTTGCGTCACCAGCTGATCTCTTTGCATCATCCTGTTCGCAACATTTCTGGAAACTTCGCGATTTCCGTAACCTCTGTAACCTTCGCAACCGCTGTAACTACTACCGTCAAACTCAGTAGCGCCTCCGGATAATCCAGTAACAGATCCATCGCTTCTCTCGATTCTCGCCGCCGATTCACCGAACTTCATCATCACTGCGTCAGATTCGATCGAGTTTCACCGCACCAATGATAGACTTTAGTTATCTAGAACTCCTTTATTGATCTTCAATGTCAGATTACAAGAGTAACGATGCTCATAAAAGATAGAAATACGATCTCATAGCGATCGCAGAGATGATCTCATGGCGATCATCTCCTCCAAGCTCATAGCGCTTGAATCACATCAACATCATAAGCATGagctcttctcttcttctcggCTCCTCTCTTATACTTCACTTCTTTCTTCAAGCTTGTAACAGCAAACCTTCTGCACCAAACCAAGGCTCTCCTGACTCTTCCTCATTAAACACGTCAGCATCATCACTTGCCACATCAGACCCAATATAATAGAAGTCTATCAAAGAGGTAGAGAAGAGTTTCAAAAACATAATAACAATCATTGCTACATAGTGCATGAACCACTGAAACAAGAGGTAGATGGTACCATTGTATCTAGAAAAGATGAAAAACCATGGTAGACAACTGAGAATATTCATTCCGAGAACTGAAAAActtataacaaaaacaaaaaagcagTGGAAAGATAAAGGCTCTAGAACTAAGACCACATGATATACAAGACAAGAACTTAAGAGCCAGCATCCACTACAAAGTCCTACAACAGTTCCATAAGCTTCACGTCCTCGACATGGTTCAGAAATATGCGAATTCTATAATCCTTATAAAACGCTCCCATCCCTTGGATTTTCAACTCTTGTTATAGCATCCTTGACGAAATTGTAGAAGTAGACATAGAAAGGGTCGGATGGAAAGAGCGGTGAAATAACAAATTCATCTGTAGCAGTCACTCCAACAAAGCCTAAGTACTCCCCTGCAGCTGCCTCCTTCCACATAGGAGGTAAATTGAAAATACGTTTGGACCATTCATGTTTTTCAGGGTCTTCTAGAATACACATCTCTAAACTTGTACTTGTTCCACTAAGAAAAGTAAAATGGTCGCAGAACACCTTACTGAAGGCAATTTACCATACTTTCCACTTTCCATGAGGGTAACAAAGCTGTACTTTTCAGATCTGACATCAAAGCAAACTAGCATATCAACAAGATTGGAAACCCTAGCAATGTAATACAAAATACCATTGATGCATTCAATTCCCGTTTCCTCTTAATGTGAGAATCTGATGCTCCTCACCTAAATAATCTTGCTAGGTCACTGCCAACACTTTGTGTTGTTTCTCAACAGGATCATACCCTAAAAAGCTTCTCAATCCAGTTCTCTTCCTTAGTGAAAGATTGTCTCGTGCTAGGGTTACATATCACGACACAACCTCTCTGGTTTTCCTTCCCTTCGTCAGAAGTAAGTAGTGAGCTGCGTCTGGTTTGAGCATCCTCTGAGACCTTGTGCCGCCTTAAATTCATGGCTCGAGGGAGGACACTTGCTTCTTCAATCGTATGATTAATTAACCCATCCgactgtaaatatatatatgaaaggtACACTTTCTGCCGTTTTGGTTTTATTGAAACGACACACATGATATCAGTTTGCGTGTCGTTTGTACATGACAAAACGGTGCAGCgtttttgacttcataatctgaGTTTTTTTAGTTTGGCTTTGAAAATGCtcatacagtttttttttttaaatgtcatATAAGATGTGAATTGTGTAGAGATTATGGAAATATCTGTAAGATGTGTAATCCTCATAAAGTATATTACGAATTTCGTGTTAATTTTTGGTATAGGGTAACATTGATTGGCTTTACTCTTCTCAGATGGGTCAATATAATAAGGCACGCATTTATTCAGTCACAACCATTGTGTATTTCATTAATCCAACACAACCATTGTATAAACTGGTCATATCCCATGTGTTATGTACTGGATCGATATACTGTCAtgaactttttttctttcctgTCCCTTTATTTCTGAGAATGTTGATAAGCGTATATTATGGTGTGTATCTCTCAAATATATCAGCTTGATTCTGTGTCTTTCGACTGAGCATTCAATCCTCTTGTTCAACTTAGATCTAACTACTTTTGAAAAGATCTGGCACACCGATTGCTTCTTTCTCTACATGCTTATCCAATTACAAAAGGAAATATTATCCAAGCAATTCAGTgtagtaaataaataatacttAGTGGATAAACAGACAGAAAATTGGGATTAACACAGTTCAGAAAAGAAAATGTAACTTGTACTTAAGTGGTAGCATTATAAGCCAAGCCTCTCTGACGAATACCTTTCGTGTCTTATACGATTTATAAGgtgtttctattttcttttcaaacaagtaattactttttttttctctacttACTCTAGTCATTATCTATATTTCAGATTAACttcactaaataaaaataatagagtATTTGTCAAATAAGTAAGTATACTAATACAACGCCACCCAAATTAATATGATTGGTTCTCCAAGGATCTCTTGAGATTAGTTTAATTatgataaaatttatatatttgttagcGATAATTACAACTAATCGTTTGGCAAAGATGCAACTTCTAATAGAATTGAGATTGTCTTCCTAAACAAATAGGACAAAGGAAACTATAGTTTATATGAGTCCGCTTAGGAAAAGGTCTTCTTTAGTCTTATATCAAAATCTTTATATAAGCAATGCTACTCATCCCTCTATCAGCCTCCATACTCCTATCTTCTTATTGTTATTAATTATCTCAGAGAGATTGCCAAAAGAGAATCCTACTTTAGTTTTCGATGAAGATGGTGACAGATGCTGATGATGATCAACGCTccgaagaagaagcagaagaagaagaagaacccatCAGAGCTGAGCCTCTTAGGGAAGTTAAGCCTTCGGTCAGAGGAAAAAAGCCGGTCAAACCAGAGAGAGGGGTTACACCGGAATGGCTGGTTAATCTGATGATAACAGAAAAGGGTGTGGACGCGAAGCTGGTGATTGATAAGATGATTCAGACGAGTGATGTCAACCCAAACCAAGGACGTCTCTTGATTCCCTTTAACCAGATAGTGGAGATGGACTTCTTGAACGAGGCAGAGTTGCACCTCATAGATGAACATCAAAGAGATAATAGTAGTAACAAAGGTGTTGCTGTGATCGTGGTTGCATCCGATGGTGGAAAATGGAATGCTAAACTAAGGAGATGGAATATGACCTGTCCCAATTACGCCTTGTGTTCTGGATGGAACCACGTCGTCCGCGGTGCCAAGCTCAACGACAAGGTAAGGGAGAGTTTTAGACTATGGTCATTCCACTCCCAAGATGGGACGAAGCTCTATTTTGCCTTCTTTCATAGAGAGTTATCTCTATGTGAAGTGGCACTCAGGCGACTTCCTAAATTTCCAACGAGAAGTAGAACTCCTCGATTTTGTGTTCCATCTTCTCCACCAAGAGTTTCCGAGGTTTTCGACCTAAATATGCCATTGGTTGAAGAGATGGATCCTCTCGAAGCTGAACAAGAGAGGCATGATAGGAGGACTCCACTTGAATCAGTCATAGAGACGATGACGACGACGACGGTGGACCTCGATCGGCTGGGGCCGTCCGTGGACCTAAATATACCATTGGTTCCAGTGCGCACCGAGATGGCTTCTCTTGAAGATGTACAAGAGACGTCACAGGAATCAGATAGGGAGACGACGACGGTGGACCTCGAGCTCCGGCTGTGGTTTCAATGAGAGATTCCTGGGAAAGACGGCTATGCTATATATGTGACTTAACCTTTGTTTATTCTGGACCCTAGCTCTCTATTGCCGTGTCACCCAAGTAGTTTCTTTTTTTAGGctttcaaatgattttttttttttttgagtttttggttttttggtgttttgattttttggttttgtccaTTACTATAGAGTGGCCGTTATAAGAGATTCCTTGGAAAACAGCTCTGCTATGTGACTTcatctttgtttattctttgaCCCTAGCTCTCTTTTGCCGTGACACCCAAGTAGTTTCTTTCTTTAGGctttcaaatgattttttttgtccattACTCGAGTGTTGTAGCTACCTTGATATATGAATGTGTGATAATAATATgtaattataaaacaaactGACATTTCAAACTGGTGTGATTATTGTATTCTTTTAGTAAACGTTTTACGAGAAAAGATCAGAATAAAACCAACTAATTACACAAGGAAAGATAACCCAAGAAAATTCAATGTAGCCAAGACACAACACCTAAAGGGTAACAAACAAAAGATGTCAGAAACAGATAGAGAAGAAGCTTTGACTCAATTAGTAGCAGAGAGTGAGGCTATGAGCCACGAGAAGCCAAGCCTTGTTCTTCTGCTAAACCTCTCTGCAAAAGATTCTTTTGGTGAGCTTTTCCCAGATTTAccttaatttaaaatataaaaaaatggtcTCTAAACTCCAGCGGGTCACTCATCTACTTTGGGTTCTCTTCGTTCTTGAAAACAGATATTTTACCAATAGACAAACCGCAGGAAACAATCAAGAACATGTTTAAGGGGGAGTCAAGACCGCTCATGCCGAGGAAGAGCAACAATATCAAATGTGGATGCGCAAATGataagatttttattatataccgTACTCTGCATACAAATCTTTCTCATCAAACTGTTGTCAGATTAATTACTGAAATAGAAAATTCCATATAATGGGATTATTGACGCAGAatgttgacgctgccgctgccgccggtacctgcggcaaccaaacgaacagccctTATGTTACATTGTTTCCCCAACCGCTGTAGCTTCTTTCTTAAATCTTCGACTTTCTCACTGGCTTTACCTCTGTTTATTATCAGATCATCGAGCCAACAGTTTACTGCTTAAAAGCTGACAAGAAGAGACTCTTTTCCATTTGCTTCTTCCTTCTTCACAAAGAAGGACCCTTTTCTTCAGTGAGTTCTCCAAATATTTAAAGAACCATTGACTTGAAACTCGGAGTAACTCCTCCGCTAAACTCAGCGACTCTTTTAACACCCGTGAATAAAAAATGCTAGccaatgaataaaaaaatatatgttttactaCAGCAAAAGTTTACCTGATAAGCCTAACTGTTAGGAAAAGTTTACAAGTCAAAGCGAGAGATCACATACATACGTAAACAAAATTATCATAGTTGATGACTGAAAGGTCTTTTGCACCTCTAATGCAAACtggaaacaaacaaaagaaaccgCAGGCAAGAAGTAAGGGAAGTGATAATCCATAGATGGAGACATACTCTACATCTTCATATAAGACCAGGTCACTACTCTTACAAATACATATTGCAATAGCCTCTAACCTAAAAAGAATATAATCAGGAAGTTGCCATCAATAATGAAAAAAGACGAAGAACCAGAACGAACACAGAACTTCGAATAGAATATGAAGATAGCTGATATGTGTTGGGGATCTAACAAGCCGAGACCTGTTTTGATTTTGAAAGTGCTAATAAAGATGGAAACTGAAGGAGTAACCTTGCTATCGCCGGAATAATTCCAACGAACCATCTCTTTGATTCTTCCCATGAATCAGCTGCAAGAATAAAGAAAGCTTTCATTCCATTTGTTCAATGCGGCCATCGcaataaaaaattttgatttacaTGGAAACAAAATCACAACGAGGGTAAACTGATGAAGAAAGGGATCGACTCATTTCCGTAAATGAATACAAGACATCCTTAGCCTCCTTCAGTATAGTAGTAACAACACAAATCATATGTTTCAAAAATAAAGCAAACTAATCTCACTTTCATACATGTATTGGCCCTAGGGATGTTAATAATGGGTTTTTACCCATAGGGTACCCGAAGCCCGGTTGATATTTGAAACCCAAAACCCggttttttagattttaaaactcGCGGGTTTTTGTTGGGCGGgtcttgttttgtttattaccCTATCGGGTTTACACTGTCGGGCTTCGGGTACCCAatgggtttaaaaaaaaaaaattaacagaaaCAACGTCGTTTTACATCATATTTTACCCTAATTTTTGTTTCTCCCGTGGCCACAGCCACAAAACATTGATCTAGAAATTAGACATGCTTTCTTGGGACGATTCATTCTAGATTGGGTTCATTGGTAAGATTTCGAAATGGGGTTTTCTGTTTTGATTCTGATAACTTTAGAATCTGGTTGACTAACCATTGATTCTATCCTAATTGGTTTAGGCCCCAACGAAAGGAGTCAAAGCGGTTACCAGAAGAAGGTCCGTACGTGATTAGTGATTACCTTCCTCCTTCTCTCCATTGTGTCTCAGTGAGACAGTCTCACGCTTCTTATTCTTTAGTCCTCTCTAC is drawn from Brassica rapa cultivar Chiifu-401-42 chromosome A05, CAAS_Brap_v3.01, whole genome shotgun sequence and contains these coding sequences:
- the LOC103867692 gene encoding B3 domain-containing protein At2g31720-like → MKMVTDADDDQRSEEEAEEEEEPIRAEPLREVKPSVRGKKPVKPERGVTPEWLVNLMITEKGVDAKLVIDKMIQTSDVNPNQGRLLIPFNQIVEMDFLNEAELHLIDEHQRDNSSNKGVAVIVVASDGGKWNAKLRRWNMTCPNYALCSGWNHVVRGAKLNDKVRESFRLWSFHSQDGTKLYFAFFHRELSLCEVALRRLPKFPTRSRTPRFCVPSSPPRVSEVFDLNMPLVEEMDPLEAEQERHDRRTPLESVIETMTTTTVDLDRLGPSVDLNIPLVPVRTEMASLEDVQETSQESDRETTTVDLELRLWFQ